A stretch of the Teretinema zuelzerae genome encodes the following:
- a CDS encoding glycosyltransferase codes for MKIVMFSDAYWPRVNGVTVSVDSFSKELIRLGHEVVIICSFYPESQAVERMSTPTMDKRENEMDPVVIRVPSYPLPISREDRLAKFHKWFWVSKQLNAFNPDIIHVNSEFVIGEFGFYYAKLHNLPVVYTFHTLWEDYAANYIPYVPEILLRRVARHIIRNMAKRADAIIAPSAEILEVLKRYKIKQETHLLPTGIDPLLFNKHPSEVEDFRRRMEEKYPLIAGKRLLLFAGRVGNEKNLSFLLRILPGIVEKHPDVLLFIAGNGPDLPRFVEESEHLGVAEHCVFSGYLDRSDLALVYAMSELFVFPSRTETQGLVTIEAMLSGIPVVAIGEMGTVTVMGGDNGGFMVKNDPAEFSSRVCDLLGDPALYERKVEEARVHAQSWTIGTMAKRLERIYRGLISDHPKGFRK; via the coding sequence TTGAAAATAGTCATGTTTTCCGACGCATATTGGCCGCGCGTCAACGGCGTCACCGTCTCCGTGGATTCTTTCTCGAAAGAGCTCATCCGCCTCGGCCATGAAGTGGTCATCATTTGTTCTTTTTATCCCGAATCGCAGGCTGTCGAACGCATGTCGACCCCCACCATGGACAAGCGCGAAAACGAGATGGATCCCGTCGTCATCCGGGTCCCTTCCTATCCCTTGCCGATATCCCGGGAAGACCGTCTGGCTAAGTTCCATAAATGGTTTTGGGTGTCCAAACAGCTCAACGCCTTTAATCCCGATATTATCCATGTCAACTCCGAATTCGTGATAGGGGAATTCGGTTTTTACTACGCGAAATTGCATAATCTCCCCGTCGTATATACCTTTCATACGCTCTGGGAGGACTACGCCGCAAATTACATCCCCTATGTGCCGGAAATCCTGCTCAGGCGCGTCGCCAGGCATATCATCCGGAACATGGCAAAGCGCGCGGACGCGATCATCGCTCCCTCGGCGGAAATTCTTGAAGTATTGAAGCGGTATAAAATCAAACAGGAAACGCATCTGTTGCCTACCGGCATCGATCCGCTCCTTTTCAACAAGCACCCCAGCGAAGTAGAAGATTTCAGGCGCAGGATGGAGGAAAAATATCCGCTGATCGCGGGGAAACGCCTCCTTCTCTTCGCCGGAAGGGTCGGCAACGAAAAAAACCTTTCCTTTCTCCTGCGCATATTGCCCGGAATCGTAGAGAAGCATCCCGACGTCCTCTTGTTCATCGCGGGAAATGGTCCCGATCTTCCCCGGTTCGTCGAAGAATCGGAACATCTTGGAGTAGCCGAGCATTGCGTTTTTTCAGGCTATCTCGATCGATCAGACCTTGCTCTCGTTTACGCGATGTCTGAACTGTTCGTGTTTCCCTCTCGCACCGAAACACAGGGTCTCGTCACGATCGAAGCGATGCTTTCCGGCATTCCCGTCGTCGCGATAGGCGAGATGGGAACTGTAACCGTAATGGGCGGCGACAACGGCGGCTTCATGGTGAAAAACGATCCGGCGGAGTTTTCATCGCGCGTATGCGACCTCCTCGGAGATCCCGCCTTGTACGAGCGCAAGGTCGAAGAAGCGCGCGTCCACGCCCAATCATGGACTATCGGAACCATGGCGAAGCGTCTGGAACGCATCTATCGCGGTCTCATCTCGGACCATCCGAAAGGTTTCCGAAAATGA
- a CDS encoding uracil-DNA glycosylase family protein — MKAQEKSDIYDFLTLAQGWVEGRKIEANPPVFRDSPDPVPFCPTHRDFAEALESCRRCEDQSGKPHPGCGTFEPGAVEVLVVSERPLNTDESSPEYALLLKMLSAIALDPGTNCRITALIKCADSQESNTGRFGADGCAPWFESELRLISPLAVLSLGEGAARLLAGSSEPGEMMFGRKTLWKGTPVIGTYHPADLLADPQLKRPAWEHLKTLKTILDSAGRRDF, encoded by the coding sequence ATGAAAGCTCAGGAAAAATCAGACATATACGACTTTTTAACGCTCGCACAGGGTTGGGTCGAAGGCAGGAAAATCGAAGCGAACCCGCCGGTTTTCCGGGATTCGCCGGACCCGGTTCCGTTCTGCCCGACGCATCGGGACTTCGCCGAGGCGCTTGAAAGCTGCCGCCGATGCGAAGATCAAAGCGGGAAGCCGCATCCGGGATGCGGAACCTTCGAACCGGGCGCCGTTGAGGTGCTGGTAGTATCCGAGCGTCCGCTGAACACTGACGAAAGCTCTCCCGAATATGCGCTCCTTTTAAAAATGCTTTCAGCAATAGCTCTCGATCCGGGTACGAATTGCAGAATCACCGCGTTGATCAAATGCGCAGACTCGCAGGAGTCTAATACCGGAAGATTCGGCGCGGACGGTTGCGCGCCCTGGTTCGAAAGCGAGCTTCGTCTGATTTCGCCTCTGGCGGTTCTGTCGCTCGGAGAAGGCGCGGCGAGGCTTCTGGCAGGAAGCTCCGAACCCGGAGAAATGATGTTCGGCAGGAAGACCCTCTGGAAAGGAACCCCTGTTATCGGAACCTACCATCCGGCCGATCTGCTCGCCGATCCCCAGCTGAAAAGACCGGCTTGGGAACATTTGAAGACGCTGAAAACAATACTCGATTCGGCCGGCAGGAGAGACTTCTGA
- the priA gene encoding replication restart helicase PriA codes for MPAWVEVVLNVPVYQSFTYKNPAPGESLLGKRVEVRFGSRILIGFVIADREELPENFPLESSAVKPILRVVDKECLYGQNEADLSAWISSFYLCAQGEALSAMLPSGKRESSGPGFSFEDEEFADLAVSLSEEQTQAVRGILDAESGTPSYIYGLTGTGKTEVFLQAAEEILKQGKGVIYLVPEIALTHQVIEAVAKRFGKTAAVLHSGLTGSQKLTEWMRLRRGEARVAVGARSAVFAPIENLGLVIIDEEHDNSYKSGTTPRYHARQVAMHRCARAGCALVMGSATPSLEAWHQMKNGRIRTFTLTKRLSGGAPPEIKIVNLGGADGALSDELVTEIQATKEAGRQTILFLNRRGFTHFFRCNTCSYEMKCKNCSVPLTWHKAQGVMKCHYCGLQLAPPRSCPECGSLDVGYAGFGTEFIEDEVARTFPNLSVKRLDTDSLGEKGALKSVLDEFRSGKIDVLLGTQMIAKGLNFPGVRLVGIALADTGLHMPDFRAAERTFALIVQVAGRAGRFFPDGRVLIQTWNPRHPAIVHASKIDVEGFYDWELEQREELGFPPFSRLIRLVFRSKDQGKAEAAAEGAAKIMEKLLPGECELMGPSECPLAQVSGNWRHHLILRGKTLGPLLKAARSFQTGYKPLPGIHLEIDVDPAALL; via the coding sequence ATGCCCGCCTGGGTTGAAGTCGTTTTGAATGTTCCGGTCTATCAATCGTTCACCTATAAAAATCCGGCTCCCGGGGAAAGCCTTCTGGGGAAACGGGTAGAAGTCAGATTCGGTTCGCGGATCCTGATCGGCTTCGTTATAGCCGACAGGGAAGAGCTTCCAGAGAATTTTCCGCTTGAAAGCTCCGCGGTCAAGCCGATTCTGCGGGTCGTCGACAAGGAATGCCTCTACGGTCAAAACGAGGCCGACCTATCAGCATGGATCTCCTCGTTCTACCTCTGCGCTCAAGGAGAGGCGCTTTCGGCGATGCTGCCCTCCGGTAAGCGCGAATCCTCGGGTCCCGGATTTTCCTTCGAGGACGAAGAGTTCGCGGACCTCGCGGTCTCGCTGTCGGAAGAACAGACGCAGGCCGTGCGCGGGATTCTCGACGCGGAAAGCGGAACGCCCTCCTACATCTACGGTTTGACCGGGACAGGCAAAACAGAGGTATTCCTCCAGGCCGCGGAAGAGATACTCAAACAGGGGAAAGGGGTCATCTACCTCGTTCCGGAAATCGCGCTTACCCATCAGGTGATAGAGGCAGTCGCGAAACGGTTCGGAAAGACCGCCGCGGTGCTGCATTCGGGGCTTACCGGCAGCCAGAAGCTGACCGAATGGATGCGCCTGCGCCGTGGAGAGGCCCGCGTCGCCGTGGGCGCCCGAAGCGCGGTATTCGCTCCCATCGAGAACCTCGGGCTCGTCATCATCGACGAGGAACACGATAACTCATACAAGTCGGGCACGACTCCCCGCTATCACGCGCGGCAGGTCGCCATGCACCGCTGCGCCCGCGCGGGGTGCGCCCTGGTTATGGGAAGCGCGACGCCCTCGCTCGAAGCGTGGCATCAGATGAAAAACGGACGTATCCGCACCTTCACGCTCACCAAGCGTTTATCCGGCGGAGCCCCGCCGGAAATCAAAATCGTCAATCTGGGAGGAGCCGACGGAGCCCTCTCGGATGAACTTGTAACAGAAATTCAGGCGACGAAAGAAGCGGGACGCCAGACGATACTCTTCCTTAACCGCAGAGGTTTTACGCATTTTTTCCGCTGCAATACCTGCAGCTATGAAATGAAATGCAAAAACTGTTCGGTTCCCCTCACCTGGCACAAGGCTCAGGGAGTCATGAAATGCCATTATTGCGGCCTTCAGCTCGCGCCTCCGAGGTCGTGCCCGGAATGCGGATCGCTCGACGTCGGATACGCGGGATTCGGAACCGAATTCATCGAAGACGAGGTGGCTCGAACCTTTCCGAATCTCTCCGTAAAGCGTCTCGATACCGACTCGCTCGGCGAGAAGGGAGCGCTGAAAAGCGTGCTTGACGAATTCAGATCGGGAAAAATCGACGTTCTGCTGGGTACGCAAATGATCGCGAAAGGCCTCAATTTCCCCGGAGTTCGCCTCGTGGGAATCGCGCTCGCCGATACGGGCCTGCATATGCCCGATTTCAGGGCGGCCGAGCGGACGTTCGCGCTCATCGTACAGGTCGCAGGAAGGGCCGGCAGATTTTTTCCGGACGGAAGAGTCCTCATTCAAACATGGAATCCAAGGCATCCGGCCATCGTCCATGCGTCGAAAATCGATGTGGAAGGCTTTTACGATTGGGAGCTCGAGCAGCGCGAAGAGCTCGGGTTTCCGCCCTTCTCGCGGCTTATCAGGCTCGTATTCCGGAGCAAGGATCAGGGAAAAGCCGAGGCCGCGGCCGAGGGCGCGGCGAAAATAATGGAGAAGCTGCTGCCGGGCGAATGCGAGCTGATGGGCCCTTCAGAGTGCCCGCTCGCGCAGGTTTCGGGGAACTGGCGCCATCATTTGATTCTGCGGGGAAAAACGCTGGGGCCGCTTCTGAAGGCTGCCCGTTCCTTCCAGACAGGTTATAAGCCCCTGCCGGGGATTCATCTCGAAATAGACGTAGATCCGGCTGCTCTTCTGTAG
- the truA gene encoding tRNA pseudouridine(38-40) synthase TruA: MKGPETESLPLRNIKLKISYDGSRFLGWQRQSEQAAGKGRTVQEEIEKALEKMHGHPVPLIGSGRTDSGVHAAGQAANFHTDIARIPPERFVPALNSLLPLDVRIMDSCEAPPSFHARFDARARTYRFFLYCGSRPCAHEMPYVWALGRWPDVRLLNRMASCLRGEIDCSAFTASGDQSKTRTRYLYGARFFPEGEKLVFEISANAFLWKMVRSILGTLIDLERRGAQAGEFSAILESRDRSRAGPTAPGTGLFLWDVRY; this comes from the coding sequence ATGAAAGGCCCGGAAACAGAATCGCTCCCCTTGAGAAACATAAAGCTCAAAATTTCTTACGACGGCTCCCGTTTTCTCGGCTGGCAGCGCCAAAGCGAACAGGCCGCCGGAAAGGGCAGAACCGTGCAGGAAGAGATTGAAAAGGCGCTGGAAAAGATGCACGGCCACCCGGTTCCCCTCATCGGCTCCGGACGCACGGACTCGGGCGTCCACGCCGCGGGGCAAGCCGCGAATTTCCATACCGATATCGCCCGCATTCCTCCGGAACGTTTCGTCCCGGCTCTCAATTCCCTGCTTCCCCTCGACGTGCGCATCATGGATTCCTGCGAGGCTCCGCCTTCCTTCCACGCGAGATTCGACGCGAGGGCCAGGACGTATCGCTTTTTTCTGTACTGCGGATCGAGGCCCTGCGCCCACGAAATGCCCTATGTATGGGCTCTCGGCAGATGGCCCGATGTCCGTCTCTTGAACCGGATGGCTTCCTGTCTTCGCGGCGAAATTGATTGTTCGGCCTTCACCGCCTCGGGCGATCAGAGCAAAACCCGCACCCGCTATTTGTACGGGGCGCGCTTTTTTCCGGAAGGCGAAAAGCTTGTTTTCGAAATCTCCGCGAACGCGTTTCTCTGGAAGATGGTCCGCTCGATTCTGGGAACGCTGATTGATTTGGAGCGGCGCGGCGCACAGGCGGGAGAGTTCTCGGCCATCCTCGAATCCCGCGACCGTTCGCGCGCGGGCCCGACAGCCCCCGGTACGGGACTCTTTCTCTGGGATGTCCGATACTGA
- a CDS encoding DUF2225 domain-containing protein encodes MASKDDKAPSITFYTKEQTQCPICNAKFKQEKVMSGGGRLIAGSLTDELRRLYEPSAKFGEVLPLVYAMTVCPKCLYAAFPQDFCVLDKESLNKIYDGMQDRFTSVKQLFSKIDYAGSRTLNEGAASYYLALLCYESVDTKYSPHIKQGLCALRGAWLFSDMGRKFPEENYSYIADLLYRKSLFYYRRAVELETSGQEMIANLKSFGPDLDKNYGFDGVLYLAALLEVKYGSRTDPEKRRELLAYHRRSLAKMFGLGRSSRNKPGPLLEHARNLYDSIVAEINEDAEDE; translated from the coding sequence ATGGCGTCCAAGGATGATAAAGCGCCTTCCATTACCTTTTATACGAAAGAACAGACCCAGTGCCCCATCTGCAACGCGAAGTTCAAGCAGGAGAAAGTGATGTCCGGCGGAGGCCGGCTCATCGCCGGAAGCCTTACCGACGAATTGAGGCGTCTGTACGAACCTTCAGCCAAATTCGGCGAGGTTCTGCCCCTCGTATACGCGATGACCGTCTGCCCTAAATGCCTGTACGCCGCCTTTCCCCAGGATTTCTGCGTCCTCGACAAGGAAAGCCTCAACAAAATATACGACGGCATGCAGGACCGGTTTACCTCCGTCAAACAGCTTTTTTCTAAAATCGATTATGCCGGGTCCCGTACTCTCAACGAGGGTGCCGCTTCCTACTATCTCGCGCTTCTGTGCTACGAAAGCGTAGACACGAAGTACTCGCCGCATATCAAGCAGGGCTTGTGCGCCCTCAGGGGCGCCTGGCTGTTTTCCGATATGGGGAGAAAATTTCCTGAAGAGAATTATTCCTATATCGCCGATCTATTGTACCGGAAATCCCTCTTCTATTACCGCAGGGCGGTCGAGCTCGAAACCTCCGGGCAGGAGATGATAGCGAATTTAAAATCCTTCGGGCCTGATCTCGACAAGAACTACGGATTCGACGGCGTTCTGTATCTGGCTGCTCTGCTCGAAGTAAAATACGGGTCCCGCACCGACCCTGAAAAAAGGCGCGAGCTTCTCGCCTATCATCGCAGATCGCTCGCGAAGATGTTCGGGCTGGGAAGATCGTCCCGCAATAAGCCGGGGCCGCTGCTCGAACACGCGCGGAATCTCTACGATTCGATCGTTGCAGAAATCAACGAGGACGCCGAAGACGAATGA
- a CDS encoding holo-ACP synthase — translation MIVGIGLDVVHVSRLERWEKIPGLLDRYFHPEELAAAMSRGSGATLSLAARFAAKEAFGKAIGTGLSGITLKNILVLNNHNGKPCIHLFGNALEAFEKSGGEQVHLSLTHERDNALAMVVVEGGLHGVQG, via the coding sequence ATGATCGTCGGAATAGGCCTCGATGTAGTGCATGTCTCAAGGCTCGAGCGCTGGGAAAAAATCCCCGGCTTGCTCGATCGGTATTTCCACCCGGAAGAATTAGCGGCCGCCATGAGCCGGGGAAGCGGCGCGACTCTTTCCCTCGCCGCCCGTTTCGCCGCGAAGGAGGCCTTCGGCAAGGCCATCGGAACGGGGCTGAGCGGCATCACGCTGAAAAACATCCTCGTGCTGAACAATCACAACGGAAAGCCGTGCATTCACCTGTTCGGCAACGCATTGGAAGCATTCGAAAAATCGGGTGGAGAACAGGTGCATCTGAGCCTCACCCACGAACGGGACAACGCCCTCGCGATGGTCGTCGTCGAAGGAGGCTTGCATGGCGTCCAAGGATGA
- a CDS encoding CdaR family protein, whose protein sequence is MNARNLIERSLDNWPAKIICLTLSLLLFLFYRMSTLEERFFSAPLKIEGDALMLPASAYPRMIKVHLRGESTSIFPILESDIETYIDLSGIQREGEYRVPVRARLSGTAMNVVPLEITLDPAEIVMKVEHRLSRKVAVTPAFRGYPEAGFEFSGYSLNPTLLEIDGPRSAVESITDLVTDSIDLSGVNRSFEGSVTVGSGSPLVRLSGGGKISYRVTINETTLLRTFEDVPLFFENLDSDFEIEADQLVGSIQLKGTQNELSEWTLPENALTVLCGNVVSPGVYSLPVHALVPQRFEVLRSTPSEIQLTVRKKQE, encoded by the coding sequence ATGAACGCCCGGAATTTGATTGAACGGTCTCTTGATAACTGGCCGGCTAAGATAATCTGCCTCACGCTTTCTCTCCTTCTGTTTCTCTTTTATCGGATGAGCACGCTGGAGGAGCGCTTTTTCTCCGCGCCCCTGAAAATAGAAGGAGACGCGCTGATGCTGCCGGCATCGGCATACCCGCGCATGATCAAGGTGCATTTGCGCGGAGAATCCACGAGCATCTTTCCGATCCTCGAATCAGACATCGAAACCTATATCGATCTATCCGGCATTCAACGGGAAGGCGAATACCGGGTGCCTGTCCGCGCCCGTCTTTCGGGGACGGCCATGAACGTCGTGCCCCTCGAGATCACCCTCGATCCGGCGGAAATCGTCATGAAGGTCGAGCATCGCCTCTCCCGCAAGGTTGCCGTTACTCCTGCCTTCCGCGGATATCCGGAAGCGGGATTCGAATTTTCCGGCTACAGCTTGAATCCTACCTTGCTCGAAATCGACGGCCCCCGTTCGGCCGTCGAATCGATTACGGATCTCGTGACAGACAGCATCGACCTTTCAGGCGTGAACCGTTCCTTCGAGGGATCTGTAACGGTCGGTTCGGGTTCCCCCCTCGTCCGATTATCCGGCGGCGGAAAAATCTCGTACCGGGTAACGATCAACGAGACGACCCTGCTGCGCACATTCGAAGACGTGCCCCTCTTTTTCGAGAACCTCGATTCGGATTTCGAAATCGAAGCGGACCAGCTCGTCGGCTCGATCCAGCTGAAGGGAACGCAGAACGAGTTGTCCGAATGGACGCTTCCCGAAAACGCGTTGACGGTTCTGTGCGGAAACGTGGTTTCTCCGGGAGTCTATAGCCTTCCCGTGCACGCCCTTGTTCCGCAGCGTTTCGAAGTTCTGCGGAGCACTCCGTCCGAAATACAGCTGACAGTGAGGAAAAAACAGGAATGA
- the cdaA gene encoding diadenylate cyclase CdaA, with the protein MEFIKRLAGLYTTVQPVLDILVLSFLLYQVYGILIKTQAVQLLKGAVSLLIIYAVAFILRLNTLLWLLNTLAPGLLIGVAIVFQPELRKIFLKIGQSDWFRMGKRSTHSHLDSVLTSAEILSKRRRGMLAVFTRKNGLRDIVETGTRLNAELSSSLLVTIFGHDTPLHDGAVIIQGGRVVAAGCFLPLSEQQDIRKSFGTRHRAALGLSEETDSVVMIVSEETGAISLAYDSKLYYDLTSAEITRQLEGLLDLGGDSSAMEDSGNERPEFD; encoded by the coding sequence ATGGAATTCATTAAACGCCTCGCCGGGCTGTACACGACTGTGCAACCGGTTCTGGACATCCTGGTTTTATCGTTTCTCTTGTACCAGGTATACGGAATCCTGATAAAAACCCAGGCGGTTCAGCTGCTGAAGGGAGCGGTATCGCTTCTCATCATCTATGCCGTCGCCTTCATCCTCCGGCTTAATACGCTGTTATGGCTCTTGAACACCCTCGCTCCCGGTCTTTTGATCGGCGTGGCGATCGTGTTTCAGCCGGAATTGCGGAAAATCTTCTTGAAGATAGGACAAAGCGACTGGTTCCGAATGGGCAAGCGGTCCACTCACAGCCATCTCGATTCCGTCCTTACCTCCGCGGAAATCCTGTCCAAGCGGAGAAGGGGAATGCTTGCCGTCTTTACCCGAAAAAACGGATTGCGCGATATCGTTGAAACGGGGACCCGGCTGAACGCCGAGCTTTCTTCAAGCCTCCTCGTGACTATTTTCGGCCATGACACACCCCTTCACGACGGAGCCGTCATCATTCAGGGCGGCCGGGTCGTCGCCGCCGGATGCTTTCTTCCCCTTTCGGAACAGCAGGACATCAGAAAGTCCTTCGGAACCCGCCACCGCGCGGCTCTGGGCTTGTCGGAGGAAACCGACTCCGTCGTCATGATCGTATCCGAGGAGACCGGCGCCATCAGTCTGGCCTACGATTCGAAGCTGTATTACGATTTAACGTCTGCGGAAATCACCCGCCAGCTGGAGGGCCTCCTGGATCTTGGAGGAGACTCCTCCGCAATGGAGGATAGCGGCAATGAACGCCCGGAATTTGATTGA
- the folP gene encoding dihydropteroate synthase, giving the protein MSLSFPLRDRILYTSAPAFIMGIVNATPDSFYPGSRAGSVEDAVERALQMEAEGADIVDIGGESSRPGGAYVSAEEELSRVLPVIEGIRSRSAVPISVDTRKAAVMKAALDAGADMCNDISALEDDHALADLLAAAGAPVVLMHKKGTPDTMQLDPRYADPAAEVLSYLLERAEYAQTRGIRKDMIILDPGIGFGKRKQDNLALIAATRRFTAAGYPVLMALSRKTCIGDMTGKPVSHRLAGTLAANQIAVGLGAQWLRVHDVGETRDMLAVVQELQTYGIH; this is encoded by the coding sequence ATGAGTCTATCCTTTCCCCTGCGAGACAGAATCCTTTACACCTCGGCTCCGGCTTTTATCATGGGCATAGTCAATGCCACCCCCGACTCCTTTTATCCGGGAAGCAGGGCAGGGAGCGTCGAGGACGCGGTCGAGCGCGCCTTGCAAATGGAAGCGGAAGGCGCAGACATAGTGGATATCGGCGGCGAATCGAGCCGGCCCGGCGGCGCCTACGTTTCCGCCGAGGAGGAGCTTTCCCGCGTCCTGCCGGTGATAGAAGGAATACGTTCGCGTTCCGCCGTCCCCATTTCCGTCGATACCCGAAAAGCCGCTGTCATGAAGGCCGCTCTCGATGCGGGAGCAGACATGTGCAACGATATCTCCGCCCTGGAAGACGATCACGCTCTTGCCGATCTATTGGCTGCGGCCGGGGCTCCGGTCGTGTTGATGCACAAAAAAGGGACTCCCGATACTATGCAGCTCGATCCCCGGTACGCCGATCCAGCCGCGGAGGTGCTTTCTTATCTTCTGGAGAGAGCCGAATACGCTCAAACGCGCGGAATCCGCAAAGACATGATAATCCTCGACCCGGGAATCGGATTCGGCAAACGAAAACAGGACAACCTCGCTCTCATCGCGGCAACCCGCCGTTTCACCGCCGCGGGCTATCCGGTGCTCATGGCCCTGTCCCGGAAAACCTGCATCGGCGACATGACCGGAAAGCCCGTTTCGCACCGGTTGGCGGGAACGCTCGCCGCGAATCAGATCGCCGTCGGCTTGGGCGCGCAATGGCTTCGGGTGCACGATGTGGGCGAAACGCGGGATATGCTGGCAGTCGTACAGGAGTTGCAGACTTATGGAATTCATTAA
- the dxs gene encoding 1-deoxy-D-xylulose-5-phosphate synthase, producing MNHSILSGIRSPQDLRSLSNIELKNLSNELRKQIIEVVGTNGGHLSSNLGVVELTIALHRVFESPQDQFVWDVGHQCYTHKMLTGRFERFSTIRKKDGLSGFPKREESPHDSFDTGHSSTSISAAYGLLTAKKLRGEPGKVVAVIGDGALTGGMALEALSHAGQGQNDLVVILNDNKMSISPNTGALSEYLSRLTMGASYQRFRYRVDRVVRSIPLIGVFLAKIVHRMKRGLKGLVFKDNLFVDLGFEYVGPLNGHNIEELEKVLRDVRALKRPVVVHVLTRKGKGYSLAENDPSTFHGIGPFCISDGKVEKFDTTSFTEAFSRSLLEEASHDPRIVAITAAMAKGTGLAAFQHRYPDRFFDVGIAEQHAVTFAGGLAAGGMRPVVAIYSTFMQRAVDQLVHDAALQKLPVVFALDRSGAVPDDGETHQGLFDIALFRPVPGVSILAPASAREMSLMLSWALGRDEPVIIRYPKAACPTEQSAFDLPLETGKGVFTQRDGADILIACTGGIYAEVHEAANMLARSSLPVDTYNLRFIKPLDEDFLVSCASGYRAVLFVEDGSETGGIASDLASIVRERLPHVLAASMAFPDIFYPQGTRQEILSFAGLSAVHIYDEALKLRSYIAAGQSR from the coding sequence ATGAATCATTCAATCCTTTCAGGAATTCGCTCTCCGCAGGATTTACGCTCTCTGTCGAATATAGAATTGAAAAATCTTTCCAATGAGCTCAGAAAACAGATAATAGAGGTCGTCGGCACAAACGGCGGCCATCTTTCCAGCAATCTCGGCGTTGTCGAGCTGACCATCGCCCTTCACCGCGTTTTCGAAAGCCCGCAGGATCAGTTCGTCTGGGACGTTGGTCATCAGTGCTATACGCACAAAATGCTCACCGGCCGTTTTGAACGGTTTTCCACGATACGCAAAAAAGACGGTCTTTCCGGCTTCCCCAAGCGCGAAGAAAGTCCGCACGATTCCTTCGATACCGGCCATTCTTCGACCTCGATTTCGGCCGCTTACGGCCTGTTGACCGCGAAAAAGCTTCGCGGCGAACCGGGAAAGGTCGTGGCAGTCATCGGCGACGGAGCTCTGACCGGGGGAATGGCCCTCGAGGCGCTGTCCCACGCCGGGCAGGGCCAGAACGATCTCGTGGTGATCCTCAACGACAACAAGATGTCCATCAGCCCCAATACGGGCGCCCTTTCCGAATACCTCAGCCGCCTCACGATGGGAGCCTCGTACCAGCGCTTCCGTTACCGGGTGGACCGCGTGGTTCGTTCGATTCCCCTGATCGGCGTCTTTCTCGCAAAAATCGTCCACAGGATGAAACGAGGCTTGAAAGGCCTGGTATTCAAGGACAACCTGTTCGTCGATCTGGGGTTTGAATACGTCGGGCCTCTCAACGGCCACAATATCGAAGAGCTGGAAAAGGTTCTCCGCGACGTCCGCGCCCTGAAGCGCCCGGTTGTCGTTCACGTGCTGACCCGCAAAGGGAAGGGCTACAGCCTCGCAGAAAACGATCCGTCGACCTTTCACGGCATCGGCCCGTTCTGCATCAGCGACGGAAAGGTAGAAAAATTCGATACCACCAGCTTCACCGAAGCCTTTTCCCGCTCATTGCTTGAAGAAGCTTCGCACGATCCCCGCATCGTCGCGATCACCGCCGCGATGGCGAAGGGCACCGGACTTGCCGCTTTTCAGCATCGATATCCCGACCGTTTTTTCGATGTCGGCATCGCCGAGCAGCACGCGGTCACCTTCGCCGGAGGCCTTGCCGCAGGCGGAATGCGTCCGGTAGTCGCGATTTACAGCACCTTCATGCAGCGCGCGGTCGACCAGCTCGTCCACGACGCCGCACTTCAAAAGCTCCCGGTCGTCTTCGCCCTCGACCGCTCCGGAGCCGTTCCGGACGACGGGGAAACTCATCAGGGACTCTTCGATATTGCTCTTTTCCGGCCGGTTCCCGGAGTTTCGATACTCGCTCCGGCCTCCGCCCGGGAGATGTCTCTTATGCTCTCGTGGGCTCTTGGCCGCGACGAACCGGTGATCATCCGCTATCCCAAGGCCGCCTGTCCCACCGAACAGAGCGCCTTCGACCTTCCCCTGGAAACGGGAAAAGGCGTATTCACCCAGAGGGACGGCGCGGACATCCTCATCGCCTGCACCGGCGGCATATACGCCGAAGTGCATGAAGCCGCGAACATGCTCGCGCGTTCAAGCCTTCCGGTCGATACGTACAACCTGCGATTCATCAAGCCCCTGGACGAAGACTTTCTTGTTTCCTGCGCTTCCGGCTATCGCGCCGTCCTGTTCGTGGAAGACGGCTCCGAAACCGGCGGCATCGCTTCCGATCTCGCGTCTATCGTACGCGAACGGCTTCCCCATGTACTGGCTGCCTCCATGGCCTTCCCGGATATTTTCTACCCCCAGGGAACCCGCCAGGAAATTCTCTCGTTTGCCGGGTTGTCCGCGGTCCATATCTACGACGAAGCCTTAAAGCTCCGCTCGTATATCGCGGCGGGTCAGAGCCGATGA